A section of the Pelomicrobium methylotrophicum genome encodes:
- a CDS encoding CysB family HTH-type transcriptional regulator, producing the protein MNFRQLRIIRETVRRNFNLTEVAAALYTSQSGVSRHIKDLEDELGLELFVRRGKRLLGLTEAGKELLPMVERMLLDARNIKRLAEQFSRRDQGRLTIATTHTQARYVLPTVVAEFKRSFPKVHLILHEADPGEIVSMLLDGEADIGIATEALDGVAELVSFPYYSWHHAVIVPAGHFLEKVHPLSLQALAEFPIITYHEGFTGRAKIDHAFARAGLVPDVVISALDADVIKAYVELGLGVGIVAAMAFDPARDHGLTLLEGAHLFECNTTRIAVRRGHYLRGFAYRFIELCLPALSEAVVRSSILPDEEQTPEG; encoded by the coding sequence ATGAACTTCAGGCAGCTGCGGATCATTCGGGAAACAGTGCGCCGCAACTTCAACCTGACGGAAGTGGCGGCAGCGTTGTACACCTCTCAATCCGGCGTAAGCAGACACATCAAAGATTTGGAGGACGAACTCGGGCTTGAGCTCTTCGTGCGCAGGGGCAAACGACTTCTCGGGTTGACTGAGGCAGGGAAAGAGCTGCTGCCGATGGTGGAGCGCATGCTTTTGGATGCTCGGAACATTAAACGGCTGGCCGAGCAGTTCAGCCGCCGCGACCAAGGCCGTTTGACCATCGCGACCACTCACACCCAGGCACGTTACGTTTTGCCCACGGTGGTGGCCGAATTCAAACGGTCGTTTCCAAAGGTCCATTTGATCCTGCACGAGGCGGACCCAGGCGAGATCGTGTCCATGCTGCTTGACGGCGAGGCCGACATCGGCATTGCCACGGAAGCCCTCGACGGCGTGGCCGAGCTGGTATCGTTTCCTTACTACTCTTGGCACCACGCGGTCATCGTGCCTGCGGGCCATTTCCTGGAAAAAGTGCATCCCCTTAGCTTGCAGGCTCTGGCTGAGTTTCCCATCATCACTTACCACGAAGGTTTTACCGGCCGGGCCAAGATCGATCATGCATTTGCCAGGGCCGGGCTCGTGCCGGACGTGGTGATTTCGGCTCTCGACGCCGATGTGATCAAGGCATACGTCGAACTCGGACTGGGGGTCGGCATCGTGGCTGCCATGGCTTTCGATCCCGCCCGGGACCACGGGCTCACGCTCTTGGAAGGTGCGCACCTGTTCGAGTGCAACACGACGCGCATCGCCGTGCGCCGTGGCCATTATCTGCGCGGCTTCGCCTACCGATTCATCGAGTTGTGCCTGCCGGCTCTGAGCGAGGCGGTAGTGCGGTCCTCGATCCTCCCAGACGAGGAGCAAACACCGGAAGGTTGA
- the cysT gene encoding sulfate ABC transporter permease subunit CysT produces the protein MSSATTQRVLPGFRLSLGYAVAYLSLIVLIPLSTIFLKTATMTWDQFWNAVSAPRVVASYKLSFGAALAAAAINAVFGLMLAWSLVRYSFPGKRLVDALVDLPFALPTAVAGIALTALYAGNGWISRLLEPLGIKVAFTPLGVLVALTFIGLPFVVRTVQPVLEDLDMELEEAAASLSAGRWQTFRRVVLPTLAPALLTGFALAFARAVGEYGSVIFIAGNIPMVSEITPLMIVTKLEQYDFTGATAIALVMLGFSFVMLLAINGLQAWAARRSRPEFGRVR, from the coding sequence ATGAGTTCCGCGACAACCCAAAGGGTGCTGCCGGGCTTCCGGCTCTCGCTCGGCTACGCCGTCGCCTATTTGTCGCTCATTGTCCTGATTCCTCTCTCCACGATATTCCTCAAGACGGCGACGATGACCTGGGACCAGTTCTGGAACGCTGTATCGGCACCGCGCGTGGTGGCATCCTATAAGCTTTCCTTCGGGGCGGCACTGGCCGCTGCAGCCATCAATGCGGTGTTCGGGCTGATGCTCGCCTGGTCGCTTGTGCGCTATTCATTTCCCGGCAAGCGGCTAGTAGACGCCTTGGTGGACTTGCCCTTCGCTTTGCCCACCGCCGTGGCGGGCATTGCGCTCACTGCGCTCTACGCCGGAAACGGATGGATCAGCCGCCTGCTGGAGCCCTTGGGGATCAAGGTCGCTTTTACGCCGCTGGGCGTCCTAGTGGCTCTCACCTTTATCGGGCTGCCCTTCGTGGTGCGCACGGTGCAGCCGGTCCTCGAGGATCTCGATATGGAACTGGAGGAAGCGGCGGCAAGCCTGAGCGCCGGGCGCTGGCAGACCTTCCGCCGCGTGGTCCTGCCCACCCTGGCGCCCGCGCTGCTCACGGGCTTTGCGCTCGCCTTCGCCCGCGCCGTGGGGGAATACGGCTCGGTGATCTTCATCGCCGGCAACATCCCGATGGTGTCGGAAATCACGCCGCTCATGATCGTCACCAAGCTAGAGCAGTACGACTTCACCGGCGCCACCGCGATAGCGCTGGTGATGCTGGGATTTTCCTTCGTTATGCTGTTGGCGATTAACGGTCTGCAGGCGTGGGCTGCCCGTCGCAGCAGACCCGAATTCGGGAGGGTCCGCTGA
- the cysW gene encoding sulfate ABC transporter permease subunit CysW: protein MAAAVGVLRGGANARRYESNPATREAAWVKWTILSLALAFFVVFLLLPLVAVFVEALRKGWDTYLAALVEPDALAAIRLTLFTAAVAVPLNLLFGLAAAWSVTKFDFRGKRLLITLIDLPFSVSPVISGLIYVLLFGAQGWFGPWLAEHDLKIIFAVPGIVLATVFVTFPFVARELIPLMEAQGREEEEAAIVLGASGWQTFWRVTLPNIKWGLLYGVVLCNARAMGEFGAVSVVSGHIRGETNTMPLHVEILYNEYNFAAAFAVASLLALLALFTLALKTFVEWRAGAAIKENPS, encoded by the coding sequence ATGGCCGCCGCTGTGGGCGTTTTGCGCGGAGGGGCGAATGCCCGGCGCTACGAGTCAAACCCGGCTACTCGCGAGGCGGCGTGGGTGAAATGGACGATTCTCAGCCTGGCGCTCGCATTTTTCGTGGTGTTTCTTCTGCTGCCGCTCGTCGCAGTCTTCGTCGAGGCGCTGCGCAAGGGCTGGGATACTTACCTCGCCGCGCTCGTCGAGCCCGATGCGCTTGCGGCCATCCGTCTGACGCTCTTCACCGCCGCCGTCGCCGTACCCCTAAACCTGTTATTTGGCTTGGCGGCGGCGTGGTCCGTCACCAAGTTCGATTTCCGAGGAAAACGCCTGTTGATCACGCTGATCGACCTTCCGTTTTCGGTGTCGCCGGTCATCTCAGGGCTGATCTATGTGTTGCTTTTCGGAGCCCAGGGCTGGTTCGGCCCCTGGCTCGCGGAGCACGACCTGAAGATCATTTTCGCGGTCCCGGGCATCGTGTTGGCCACAGTGTTCGTCACCTTTCCCTTCGTCGCCCGCGAACTGATCCCGCTCATGGAGGCCCAAGGCCGCGAAGAAGAAGAAGCAGCGATAGTTCTGGGCGCTTCGGGCTGGCAGACGTTCTGGCGGGTGACGCTGCCCAACATCAAGTGGGGTCTGCTGTACGGGGTCGTGCTGTGCAATGCCCGGGCCATGGGCGAGTTCGGCGCGGTGTCGGTGGTTTCCGGCCACATCCGGGGTGAGACCAACACCATGCCGTTGCACGTGGAAATTCTCTACAACGAATACAACTTTGCGGCGGCGTTCGCGGTGGCCTCGCTTCTGGCGCTGCTGGCGCTCTTCACGCTCGCCCTCAAGACATTTGTCGAATGGCGCGCAGGCGCCGCGATCAAGGAAAATCCGTCATGA